A DNA window from Bradyrhizobium sp. CCBAU 53421 contains the following coding sequences:
- the hemN gene encoding oxygen-independent coproporphyrinogen III oxidase produces MRSSLAITYGQDRLPRYTSYPTAPHFSASVGEADYRVWLRSVPARRPASIYLHVPFCRSMCWYCGCHTSITKHNEPIAIYAAGLRTEAHLVAEAVGQRLPVSHIHFGGGTPTIMTPETFADLVSALRYSFFVQADAEIAVEIDPRTLSEPMAEALGYSGVNRASLGVQSFDPVVQHAINRSQSLEQTAEAVERLRHAGVGRVNFDLLYGLPAQTVTSCLDTIDKCVALRPDRFSVFGYAHIPSFKKHQRMIDEDLLPDSLERHRQSEAIAQALTDAGYIRIGLDHFALPGDNLAMAKREGRLRRNFQGYTDDAAETLIGLGASAIGRMPQGFVQNAVATRDYLAHIAEDRLATVKGYMLTAEDRFRADIIERIMCDMAVDLPQICHQHRWDPSLAVVDRSRLERLIADGAVTVRGDRLLINDDAGFLVRNVASAFDAHLGRATARHSRAV; encoded by the coding sequence ATGCGGTCGAGCCTGGCAATCACCTATGGGCAGGACAGACTGCCACGCTACACCAGCTATCCCACGGCTCCACATTTTTCTGCGTCGGTCGGCGAGGCTGACTACCGGGTATGGCTGAGGTCGGTTCCAGCTCGGCGGCCGGCCTCGATCTACCTGCATGTGCCGTTTTGCCGGTCGATGTGCTGGTACTGCGGGTGCCACACCTCCATCACCAAGCACAACGAACCGATCGCCATTTACGCCGCCGGCCTTCGCACCGAAGCGCACCTCGTCGCGGAAGCGGTCGGTCAGCGATTGCCCGTCTCGCATATCCATTTCGGTGGCGGCACCCCGACGATCATGACGCCCGAGACCTTTGCCGACCTCGTCAGCGCGCTGCGCTACTCGTTCTTCGTGCAGGCCGACGCCGAGATCGCCGTCGAGATCGATCCACGCACCCTGAGCGAGCCGATGGCGGAAGCATTGGGCTACAGCGGCGTCAACCGCGCGAGCCTTGGCGTCCAGAGCTTCGATCCTGTCGTCCAGCACGCCATCAATCGGTCGCAGAGCCTTGAGCAGACCGCGGAAGCGGTCGAGCGGCTGCGCCATGCCGGCGTCGGCCGCGTCAACTTCGACCTGCTTTACGGCCTGCCCGCTCAGACTGTCACTTCCTGCCTGGATACCATCGACAAATGCGTCGCGCTGCGGCCCGACCGGTTTTCCGTGTTCGGATACGCCCATATTCCTTCCTTCAAGAAGCACCAGCGCATGATCGACGAGGACTTGCTGCCGGATAGCCTCGAGCGGCATCGTCAGTCCGAGGCAATCGCGCAGGCGCTGACCGACGCCGGATACATCCGCATCGGCCTCGACCATTTCGCGCTCCCCGGCGACAATCTGGCCATGGCAAAGCGCGAGGGCCGGCTGCGGCGTAACTTCCAGGGCTACACGGACGATGCTGCCGAGACCTTGATCGGTCTCGGCGCCAGCGCAATCGGCCGCATGCCGCAGGGCTTCGTGCAGAATGCAGTCGCGACACGCGACTACCTGGCGCACATCGCCGAGGACCGGCTTGCCACCGTCAAGGGCTACATGCTGACGGCGGAGGACCGCTTTCGCGCCGACATCATCGAGCGCATCATGTGCGACATGGCCGTCGACTTGCCGCAAATATGCCACCAGCACCGCTGGGACCCGAGTTTGGCCGTCGTCGATCGGTCCCGGCTCGAGAGGTTGATCGCAGATGGCGCTGTGACGGTGAGGGGCGACCGTCTCCTGATCAACGATGACGCGGGATTCCTGGTCCGCAACGTCGCCTCGGCGTTCGACGCTCACCTCGGTCGCGCCACGGCACGGCATAGCCGAGCGGTCTAG
- a CDS encoding CBS domain-containing protein, with translation MSRNVIAIDAEASVIDAIRTMLSHHISGLPVTDHDGALIGILSDGDFIRRVEVGTEKRRGRWLAMLAGTNQVALDFARQHGRKVSQIMSPDPITVEEDTSLEQVVELMESHGVTRFPVMRDKKLIGIVTRTDFMTAIAKLRLEWSSASGNDDQIRASVIAAFAHAPWRPAALNVSVNDGIVSLRGSIRNDNAHKAAIVAAENVAGVKRVDDQLVKITYPLPEDDYGGGDFVSLQEEPSTEDDRPL, from the coding sequence ATGTCACGGAACGTCATTGCAATCGATGCCGAGGCATCGGTGATCGATGCCATCAGGACGATGCTGTCCCATCACATCAGCGGCCTTCCTGTCACGGATCACGATGGAGCGCTCATCGGAATCCTGTCGGACGGAGATTTCATCCGGCGCGTGGAAGTTGGAACGGAGAAGCGCCGCGGCCGCTGGCTTGCGATGCTCGCAGGCACGAACCAGGTTGCACTCGACTTCGCGCGCCAACATGGCCGCAAGGTCAGTCAGATCATGTCGCCCGACCCAATCACCGTCGAGGAGGATACATCGCTCGAGCAGGTCGTCGAGCTCATGGAATCGCACGGCGTCACGCGATTCCCGGTCATGCGCGATAAGAAGCTGATCGGGATCGTCACGCGCACGGATTTCATGACGGCAATCGCAAAGCTTCGCCTCGAGTGGTCTTCCGCTTCCGGCAATGACGATCAGATCCGTGCGTCGGTCATTGCGGCATTTGCGCATGCGCCTTGGCGACCCGCTGCACTGAACGTCAGCGTAAATGACGGGATCGTCAGCCTGCGCGGCAGCATCCGGAACGACAATGCGCACAAAGCAGCGATCGTTGCTGCGGAAAACGTCGCGGGCGTGAAGCGGGTCGACGACCAACTGGTTAAGATCACCTACCCGCTGCCGGAGGACGATTATGGCGGCGGCGACTTTGTCTCGTTGCAGGAAGAGCCCTCGACCGAAGACGATCGCCCCTTGTAG
- a CDS encoding universal stress protein, producing MFKNILVHIPTELSPRPAVDGSVSLALATGAHLDAMAIGYETASVPFVVEGSVAVASLFEVEHAQALVRAEAALRVFDIEARNAGISYATRAVGALPIDARETICASARLHDLTVVVQPLGEYNSYDNVIPRELLFEAGGPVLFMPYTFHGAFSAKRIGICWDGSRLAARALHDAMPLLRAADALAVITIGAAGPIPSESSTDHLVRYLAKEGLPAKIASLPASKSEVQSILLSIAADESLDLLVMGGYGHSRLQETLLGGVTRDMLRAMTVPVLMSH from the coding sequence ATGTTCAAGAACATCCTGGTCCACATTCCGACGGAGCTGTCGCCGCGTCCCGCGGTCGACGGATCGGTCTCCCTCGCGCTCGCCACCGGCGCGCATCTCGACGCAATGGCGATCGGCTACGAGACTGCCAGCGTGCCGTTCGTCGTTGAAGGGAGCGTGGCGGTCGCCTCGCTGTTCGAGGTCGAACACGCACAGGCCCTCGTACGCGCCGAAGCTGCACTGCGCGTTTTCGATATCGAGGCGCGGAATGCAGGGATATCCTACGCAACCCGCGCCGTAGGCGCACTCCCCATCGACGCGCGCGAGACGATCTGTGCCAGTGCGCGACTGCATGACCTGACCGTGGTGGTGCAGCCGCTGGGCGAATACAACAGCTACGACAACGTGATCCCGCGGGAGCTGTTGTTCGAGGCCGGCGGTCCCGTCCTGTTCATGCCCTACACGTTCCATGGCGCATTCTCGGCGAAGCGAATCGGGATCTGCTGGGACGGCAGCCGGCTTGCTGCCCGCGCCCTCCACGACGCCATGCCGCTGCTGCGCGCAGCCGACGCTCTCGCCGTCATCACCATCGGTGCGGCCGGTCCGATCCCCTCCGAAAGCTCCACCGACCATCTGGTGCGCTATCTTGCGAAGGAAGGGCTTCCGGCCAAGATCGCGTCGTTGCCGGCGTCAAAGTCAGAAGTTCAGTCGATCCTGCTGTCGATCGCGGCAGATGAGAGCCTCGACCTTCTGGTAATGGGCGGATACGGCCACTCCCGTCTGCAGGAGACGCTGCTCGGCGGCGTTACGCGCGACATGCTGCGAGCGATGACCGTCCCGGTTCTGATGTCCCACTAA
- a CDS encoding alpha/beta hydrolase: MTVLAVLDQSRSPANDDVTGAGTPASVQPEKEPLTGTESLDQLVHAAMARWTGGLSPAGLALAFADWQLHLAASPGRRLQLALNAVTDGSRFARMVSTPHAAWQPWFMVKPQPGDNRFAGQDWSLPAFNVMAQAFLLAEQWWHSATSGVHGVSKANAAVVDFTVRQCLDVVAPSNFAFSNPGVLREAMESGGGNFVSGWHNWLEDCRDLWSAKQPGPVPFVVGKDVAVTKGKVVYRNELIELIQYAPATADVCPEPVLIVPAWIMKYYILDLSPQNSLVRFLVERGFTVFMISWRNPGPADRDLGLGDYRKLGVDAAIDAINQLVPGRAIHAAGYCLGGTLLTIAAARLQKERPGCLRSVTLLAAQVDFTDAGELTFFINESQVAFLEDMMRQRGVLEAAQMAGAFQLLRSNDMIWSRLIRDYLMGERAAPSDLMSWNADATRMPYRMHSDYLRKLFLNNDLAEGRYLADGQPVALSDLRAPMFVVGTVRDHVAPWRSVHKIHLLADADIAFVLASGGHNAGIVASPSEEGHSYQLLEKTADQPYVGPDEGLRKAVNRDGSWWLEWVRFLTARSGDWVPAQPVLHAPEGGPPLGDAPGQYVLQH; this comes from the coding sequence ATGACAGTCCTGGCAGTCCTCGACCAGTCCAGATCTCCTGCCAACGATGATGTGACGGGTGCCGGAACGCCTGCATCAGTGCAGCCCGAGAAGGAGCCATTGACGGGTACGGAATCACTCGACCAACTCGTTCACGCGGCGATGGCGCGATGGACCGGCGGGCTTTCACCGGCCGGCCTCGCACTCGCCTTCGCCGATTGGCAACTCCATCTTGCGGCGTCCCCCGGTAGACGCCTTCAGCTGGCACTGAACGCAGTTACTGACGGCTCGCGCTTCGCGCGCATGGTGTCGACGCCGCATGCGGCCTGGCAACCCTGGTTCATGGTCAAGCCTCAGCCGGGTGACAACCGGTTTGCCGGCCAGGATTGGTCATTGCCGGCCTTCAACGTCATGGCGCAGGCGTTCCTGCTTGCGGAGCAATGGTGGCATTCGGCGACCAGCGGCGTGCACGGCGTCTCGAAAGCAAATGCAGCGGTCGTGGATTTCACCGTCCGGCAATGCCTCGACGTCGTTGCGCCGTCCAACTTTGCGTTCAGTAACCCCGGGGTGCTGCGCGAGGCAATGGAGTCGGGTGGCGGCAACTTCGTGTCGGGCTGGCATAACTGGCTGGAGGATTGCAGGGACCTGTGGAGTGCCAAGCAACCCGGACCCGTACCGTTTGTGGTCGGGAAGGACGTGGCGGTGACCAAGGGCAAGGTTGTCTACCGGAATGAGCTGATAGAGCTCATTCAGTACGCGCCCGCAACAGCCGACGTTTGCCCCGAGCCGGTGCTGATCGTGCCGGCGTGGATCATGAAGTATTATATCCTCGATCTCTCACCACAGAATTCGCTCGTCCGATTCCTGGTCGAGCGCGGCTTCACCGTGTTCATGATTTCGTGGCGAAATCCGGGGCCAGCTGACCGCGACCTTGGCCTCGGCGACTATCGTAAGCTTGGTGTTGACGCTGCGATCGACGCGATCAATCAGCTCGTGCCTGGACGCGCAATCCACGCGGCCGGCTATTGCCTTGGTGGCACGCTGCTCACAATTGCAGCTGCTCGTCTGCAAAAGGAGCGGCCCGGCTGCCTGCGCTCCGTGACATTGTTGGCAGCCCAAGTCGATTTCACCGATGCAGGCGAGCTGACGTTCTTCATCAATGAGAGCCAGGTTGCGTTCCTGGAGGACATGATGCGGCAGCGCGGCGTGCTCGAGGCGGCGCAGATGGCCGGTGCGTTCCAGTTGCTGCGGTCGAACGACATGATCTGGTCGCGTCTGATCCGCGACTATCTCATGGGCGAGCGTGCAGCACCGAGTGATCTGATGTCATGGAACGCGGATGCGACCCGCATGCCCTACCGGATGCATTCGGACTATCTGCGCAAGCTCTTTCTCAACAACGACCTTGCCGAGGGCCGCTATCTGGCGGACGGGCAGCCGGTTGCACTTTCCGACCTTCGCGCCCCCATGTTCGTGGTCGGCACCGTCCGCGATCACGTCGCGCCCTGGCGGTCGGTTCACAAGATTCACCTGTTGGCTGATGCCGATATCGCCTTCGTGCTGGCGAGCGGCGGTCACAACGCTGGCATCGTTGCTTCGCCGTCGGAAGAGGGACACAGCTATCAGTTGTTGGAGAAAACGGCGGATCAACCCTATGTCGGCCCCGACGAGGGGCTGCGCAAGGCGGTGAATCGCGACGGATCCTGGTGGCTGGAGTGGGTTCGGTTCCTCACGGCGCGCTCCGGTGACTGGGTGCCGGCGCAGCCGGTGCTTCACGCACCCGAGGGTGGACCGCCGCTTGGTGATGCGCCGGGACAGTATGTCCTCCAGCATTGA
- the mgtA gene encoding magnesium-translocating P-type ATPase, with product MPLKPSAYGPAVEAFWREPTDALLRRLDTQRCGLRQQEAEKRLARIGPNLAEPSRTRSILQKVVHRLVNPLIAILIVAAAVSGFSGDFASFVIITLVVGLSLTLDILQEHRAEVAADALRRSVAIQADVIRDGAIVALPISELVPGDVVELRTGDLVPADGVALMARDFQLNEALMTGEPFPAAKTTEPCATSLPAEASNALFAGTSVVGGSGVMLVVETGRRTRFGMISAELLANDPPSALEQGVQKLGLLILKLTLFLTLFVLLAHLVAHRPAMESFLFAVALAVGLTPELLPMVMTVTLARGAQRMAKRQVIVKRLSAIHDLGAMDTLCVDKTGTLTEAKITLAAHFDPAGRPSDRVLELARLNSAFQTGIHSPLDEALLAADNPPGTSAWTQLAEIPFDFERRCLSVLAARGSDRFLIVKGAPEAIMARAIAVEVDGLARPLDDSHRAELVRLQDDHARQGFRLLGVAIRTMAPDRVTVTTEDEAVLTVVGFCAFADPPKRDAADSVRDLRARGVGIKVLSGDHAAVVAHVADAVGLPSGRILTGGEIADLSDHALAAQIEDVDLFARIDPEQKRRIIRALRQRGHVVGFIGDGVNDAPAIHAAHVGISVAGATEVARAAADMILLAPDLSVLGAGVIEGRRTFANILKYVRMGTSSNFGNMLSMALASLALPFLPLLPLQILLNNLLYDLSETGIPFDEIDEEDAERPQSWNMADILRFTFVMGSISSLFDVATFTILLKVFHTDAAAFQTGWFLESIATQILVIFLIRSRRPPWRASRPHRILALGSLGALASGIFLALGPFGSLFGFADLPPVLLGAITLITLGYLVMAETGKRLALPAATHEPNRAALGRQYPASDTALNG from the coding sequence ATGCCGCTCAAGCCGTCCGCGTATGGGCCAGCCGTTGAAGCGTTCTGGCGGGAGCCGACCGATGCGCTGTTGCGCAGGCTGGACACTCAACGGTGCGGTCTGCGCCAACAGGAGGCCGAAAAGCGGCTCGCCCGGATCGGCCCGAACCTCGCAGAGCCGTCGCGGACGCGATCGATCCTGCAGAAGGTCGTGCATCGTCTGGTCAATCCGCTGATCGCCATCCTGATCGTGGCGGCGGCCGTATCGGGCTTCAGCGGCGACTTCGCGAGCTTTGTGATCATTACGCTAGTGGTGGGCCTGTCACTGACGCTGGACATCTTGCAGGAACATCGCGCGGAAGTCGCTGCCGATGCCTTGCGGCGCTCGGTTGCGATCCAGGCCGACGTCATTCGCGATGGTGCAATTGTGGCGCTACCAATCAGCGAACTCGTCCCCGGAGACGTCGTGGAGCTGCGGACCGGCGACCTCGTGCCGGCCGACGGGGTCGCGCTCATGGCCCGCGACTTCCAGCTGAACGAGGCCCTGATGACCGGCGAACCGTTTCCGGCCGCCAAGACGACCGAGCCATGCGCGACCAGCCTACCCGCCGAAGCGAGCAATGCCCTGTTCGCCGGCACCAGCGTCGTCGGCGGCAGCGGGGTCATGCTTGTCGTCGAGACCGGGCGTCGTACGCGCTTCGGCATGATCAGTGCCGAGCTGTTGGCGAACGATCCCCCAAGCGCCCTCGAGCAAGGCGTCCAGAAGCTTGGCCTGCTCATTCTCAAATTGACGCTTTTCTTGACGTTGTTCGTGCTGCTCGCCCATCTCGTGGCACATCGGCCGGCCATGGAGTCATTCCTGTTTGCCGTCGCGCTCGCTGTCGGCCTGACGCCCGAACTTTTGCCGATGGTGATGACGGTGACGTTGGCGCGCGGAGCGCAGCGGATGGCGAAGCGGCAGGTGATCGTCAAGAGGCTGTCTGCGATCCACGATCTTGGTGCAATGGACACGCTGTGCGTCGACAAGACCGGCACGCTGACAGAAGCCAAGATCACGCTCGCGGCACATTTTGATCCTGCGGGACGCCCCAGCGATCGGGTGCTCGAGCTGGCTCGATTGAACAGCGCTTTCCAGACCGGGATCCACAGCCCGCTGGATGAGGCGCTACTTGCTGCAGACAACCCGCCGGGGACCAGCGCCTGGACCCAGCTCGCCGAGATTCCCTTTGACTTCGAGCGGCGCTGCCTCTCGGTGCTTGCGGCGCGAGGCAGCGACCGGTTCCTGATCGTCAAGGGCGCGCCGGAAGCGATCATGGCCCGCGCGATCGCGGTCGAGGTCGATGGCCTGGCCCGACCGCTGGATGACAGCCACCGTGCAGAGCTCGTTCGCCTGCAGGACGACCATGCCCGGCAGGGCTTTCGGCTGCTCGGCGTCGCCATCCGAACCATGGCGCCGGATCGGGTCACCGTCACGACCGAGGACGAAGCTGTCCTGACGGTGGTCGGTTTCTGCGCCTTCGCAGACCCTCCCAAGCGCGATGCCGCCGACTCGGTCCGAGACCTGCGGGCACGCGGTGTCGGCATCAAGGTGCTCTCCGGAGACCACGCTGCGGTGGTCGCACACGTCGCGGATGCCGTCGGCCTCCCCTCGGGTCGCATCCTGACCGGCGGCGAGATAGCCGATTTGAGCGATCATGCACTCGCCGCCCAGATCGAGGATGTCGACCTGTTCGCCAGGATCGACCCCGAGCAGAAGCGACGGATCATCCGGGCTCTACGCCAGCGTGGTCACGTCGTCGGCTTCATAGGCGACGGCGTCAACGACGCTCCGGCAATTCACGCCGCCCATGTTGGAATTTCCGTCGCCGGTGCGACCGAGGTGGCACGCGCAGCCGCCGACATGATTTTGCTGGCCCCTGACCTCTCGGTGCTGGGCGCCGGTGTGATCGAGGGACGGCGAACGTTCGCGAACATCCTGAAATATGTCCGCATGGGTACCAGCTCGAATTTCGGAAACATGCTGTCGATGGCGCTGGCATCCCTTGCCCTGCCGTTCCTGCCACTGTTGCCGCTGCAGATCCTCCTGAACAACCTGCTCTACGATCTCTCCGAGACCGGCATTCCGTTTGACGAGATCGACGAGGAGGATGCCGAGAGACCCCAATCATGGAATATGGCGGATATTCTGCGGTTCACGTTCGTCATGGGCTCGATTTCATCGCTGTTCGACGTCGCGACTTTCACCATTCTCCTGAAGGTCTTCCATACCGATGCGGCCGCGTTCCAAACCGGCTGGTTCCTGGAATCGATCGCTACGCAGATCCTCGTGATCTTCCTGATCCGCTCGCGGCGGCCGCCGTGGCGCGCGAGCCGCCCGCACCGCATCCTGGCGTTGGGCTCGCTGGGCGCGCTTGCTTCAGGCATCTTCCTCGCCCTGGGACCGTTCGGTTCCTTGTTCGGTTTCGCGGACCTGCCGCCTGTACTCCTGGGCGCGATCACGCTGATAACGCTCGGCTACCTCGTCATGGCGGAGACCGGAAAGCGCCTTGCGCTTCCAGCCGCTACACATGAGCCAAATCGCGCTGCACTGGGGCGACAATATCCTGCCAGCGATACCGCACTGAATGGATGA
- the phbB gene encoding acetoacetyl-CoA reductase, protein MARVALVTGGSRGIGAAISRALAAAGCRVAACYAGNAGAAWSFQDQTGIPVFQWDVANFQACAAGVREVEAALGPIDILVNNAGIVRDATLHRMTKPQWDAVIRTDLDSLFNMCRPLIEGMRARKFGRIINISSINGQKGQIGQTNYAAAKAAELGFTRALALESARFGITVNAICPGYINTEMLAAVPTDVMQNSILPQIPVGRLGQPEEIARAVAFLAADEAGFITGSTLSINGGQHMC, encoded by the coding sequence ATGGCGCGCGTCGCATTGGTTACGGGGGGAAGCAGAGGAATTGGCGCAGCAATATCGCGCGCCCTCGCTGCCGCCGGATGCCGGGTTGCGGCCTGCTATGCCGGAAATGCGGGAGCCGCCTGGTCGTTTCAGGATCAGACCGGAATTCCCGTGTTCCAGTGGGATGTCGCGAACTTTCAGGCCTGTGCAGCCGGTGTCCGCGAGGTGGAAGCCGCGCTGGGCCCTATCGACATCCTGGTCAACAACGCCGGTATCGTGCGCGACGCCACACTGCATCGAATGACCAAGCCGCAATGGGACGCGGTGATCCGAACCGATCTCGATTCGTTGTTCAATATGTGCCGGCCACTCATCGAGGGCATGCGGGCGCGCAAATTCGGGCGGATCATCAACATCTCGTCGATCAATGGGCAGAAGGGCCAGATCGGCCAGACGAACTATGCCGCGGCGAAGGCCGCCGAGCTCGGCTTCACTCGCGCGCTCGCGCTCGAAAGCGCGCGGTTCGGAATCACGGTCAATGCGATCTGTCCCGGTTACATCAACACCGAGATGCTGGCCGCGGTGCCGACCGACGTCATGCAGAACTCCATTCTACCGCAGATTCCGGTCGGGCGGCTGGGGCAGCCGGAGGAGATCGCCCGTGCCGTCGCGTTTCTTGCCGCCGACGAAGCAGGGTTCATTACCGGATCGACGCTGTCGATCAATGGCGGTCAACACATGTGCTGA
- a CDS encoding CBS domain-containing protein → MRAHQIMTKHIIAVSPHTKILDAANIMLRCHLSGLPVMDEDGTLRGMVSEADFLERGEIGTGHKRSAWLELFTGVGRAATDFVHERGRKVEDVMTSKPITVDEQTSLDEIVHLMHKHGVKRVPVVNGKTMVGIVTRADILQAVASLAREVPDPTADDSHIRERILREINTTGWRPAGFQVWVRNGAVHLHGLIFDERARQAAIVLAENTSGVKEVRDHLCFVDGYSGYYVESPEDIKAAG, encoded by the coding sequence ATGCGTGCGCATCAGATCATGACCAAGCACATCATCGCCGTCAGTCCGCACACGAAGATCCTGGATGCGGCCAACATCATGCTGCGATGCCATCTCAGCGGCCTGCCGGTGATGGACGAAGACGGCACGCTCAGGGGCATGGTGTCCGAGGCAGATTTCCTGGAACGCGGCGAGATCGGCACAGGACACAAGCGATCAGCTTGGCTGGAGCTGTTCACCGGCGTGGGTCGCGCCGCCACCGATTTCGTGCATGAGCGCGGCCGCAAGGTCGAAGATGTCATGACGTCGAAGCCGATCACCGTCGACGAGCAGACGTCGCTCGACGAGATCGTGCATCTGATGCACAAGCATGGCGTGAAACGGGTGCCGGTCGTGAACGGCAAGACCATGGTCGGGATCGTCACCCGAGCGGACATCCTGCAGGCCGTCGCTTCGCTGGCGCGTGAAGTTCCCGATCCGACCGCCGATGACAGCCATATTCGCGAACGGATTCTGCGCGAAATCAACACCACCGGCTGGCGCCCTGCCGGCTTCCAGGTCTGGGTGCGCAACGGCGCCGTGCATCTGCACGGCCTGATCTTCGATGAACGAGCTCGCCAGGCCGCAATCGTGCTTGCCGAGAACACGTCGGGCGTCAAGGAAGTCCGCGATCATCTCTGCTTCGTCGACGGCTATTCGGGCTACTACGTCGAATCGCCGGAAGACATCAAGGCGGCCGGCTAG
- a CDS encoding helix-turn-helix domain-containing protein: MQAQNAISLENSRHPTSILSRQARVEGPFGMIGMPMRFARNSEIYGEDEAAEYLYQVVSGAVRTFKILEDGRRQIGAFYLPGDIFGFEAGETHISSAEAVSETRVIVVKRAALMVRATHEKDLARQLWDATARELRRFQEHLMLLICSAEDRVVGFLNDMAQRAVKNAAIELPMSRQDIADYLGLTIETVSRTFTQLEQNGVISLPTSRRVELRNRAMSNRVMAA; the protein is encoded by the coding sequence ATGCAGGCCCAGAACGCCATTTCTCTCGAGAACAGCCGCCACCCGACCAGCATCCTCAGCCGGCAGGCGCGCGTCGAAGGGCCTTTCGGCATGATCGGGATGCCGATGCGGTTCGCTCGCAACAGCGAGATCTACGGCGAGGACGAGGCCGCGGAATATCTCTACCAGGTCGTTTCAGGCGCGGTCCGAACCTTTAAGATCCTGGAAGACGGACGTCGCCAGATCGGCGCATTCTATCTGCCCGGCGACATCTTCGGCTTCGAGGCTGGCGAGACCCATATTTCCTCGGCCGAGGCCGTCTCCGAGACGCGGGTCATCGTGGTCAAGCGCGCCGCGCTCATGGTCCGTGCGACGCACGAAAAGGATCTGGCACGGCAGCTGTGGGATGCGACGGCCCGGGAACTGCGCCGTTTCCAGGAGCATCTGATGCTGCTGATCTGCAGCGCCGAAGATCGTGTCGTCGGCTTTCTCAACGACATGGCCCAGCGCGCCGTCAAGAATGCCGCCATCGAGCTTCCGATGTCGCGGCAGGATATCGCCGACTATCTCGGTCTGACGATCGAGACGGTGTCACGTACCTTTACCCAGCTCGAGCAGAACGGCGTGATCTCGCTACCGACCTCGCGCCGGGTAGAGCTTCGCAACCGTGCGATGTCGAACCGGGTCATGGCGGCGTAA
- a CDS encoding c-type cytochrome → MLTPAAADQEQGRRLAQLYCARCHSIDRVSPSPLKIAPPFRTLHERYPVEMLQEALAEGIVTGHPTMPQFSFEPDQVGDFMLFLKSLEHGQADR, encoded by the coding sequence ATGCTGACTCCGGCCGCTGCCGACCAGGAACAAGGTCGTCGCCTTGCGCAGCTCTACTGCGCTCGCTGCCATTCAATCGACCGGGTAAGCCCGAGCCCGCTGAAGATAGCACCGCCGTTCCGGACATTGCACGAACGCTATCCGGTCGAGATGCTGCAGGAAGCACTGGCGGAAGGGATCGTCACCGGCCATCCGACCATGCCCCAGTTCAGCTTTGAGCCGGACCAGGTGGGCGACTTCATGCTGTTCCTGAAATCTCTGGAACACGGCCAGGCAGACCGTTGA
- a CDS encoding CBS domain-containing protein, which translates to MTMLATDVMRSSFATIRPTATVLNAVELLLETDQRGLPVIDDAGEFVGMVSEGDFLHRDELDISPPSGNWLESLLGIVENTPERERMRTLQVGSLMSGSPITVDTEASIEDVVAQMDVYNVAQIPVLRARTVVGIVSRRELLAALARRLREAEKASTGVTS; encoded by the coding sequence ATGACCATGCTCGCAACCGATGTGATGCGCAGTTCGTTCGCGACGATCAGGCCGACTGCCACAGTGCTCAATGCCGTCGAACTGCTGCTTGAAACCGATCAGCGCGGCCTTCCGGTGATCGACGACGCCGGCGAATTCGTCGGCATGGTTTCGGAGGGCGACTTCCTTCACCGCGATGAGCTGGACATCAGCCCGCCGTCCGGAAACTGGCTGGAGTCTCTGCTTGGCATTGTGGAGAATACACCTGAACGCGAACGCATGCGTACGCTGCAGGTCGGCTCGCTCATGAGTGGCTCGCCGATCACTGTCGATACCGAAGCATCGATCGAGGACGTCGTTGCGCAGATGGATGTCTACAATGTCGCCCAGATTCCGGTGCTCCGCGCCAGAACCGTCGTTGGTATTGTCAGTCGCAGGGAATTACTTGCGGCATTGGCGCGCCGATTGAGAGAAGCAGAGAAAGCAAGCACCGGAGTTACATCATGA